In the Uranotaenia lowii strain MFRU-FL chromosome 1, ASM2978415v1, whole genome shotgun sequence genome, tcacctcggaagtaccggtgacgacaaatacgaattttacgcgcagctggagcgtgaatacgaccgttgcccaaaacatgatatcaagaccgtcatcggggattttaacgctcaggtcggccggGAGAAGGAATTTAAACcaacaattggaaggttcagtgcgcaccagctgaccaacgaaaacgtcctcagacttattgatttcgccgcctccaaacgaatggccgtacgtagtaccacacgcaatcacagatcgaccacgttttgattgacagccggcacttctcggacatcatcgacttcagatcctgtcgaggcgccaacatcgagtcagaccactatctggtgatggtgaagatgcgcccaaaactctccgtagtgaacaacacacgaaaccggcgcccgcctcggttaaatatcgcacgactgaagcaacctgagatCGCGGCAGACTACGTGTAATCGGTaaaagcagcgctgccggctctcgaggactgttgggataccatcaagacagccatcaacagtgctgcggagaacgtcatcggttatatggagcgaactcgacggaacgacgaggagtgtaggagggtgatggacgaagagaatgccgcgcgggcggcagtagtgcaaagaggcaccagttgaaatgtggaaaatcaccgacagcggaagaggtcgaaatttccaggagaaaaagcgccgccagGAGGAGGAGgtgctcgaggagctggagcagctgcatcgttcccaagaaacacgaaagttctatcagaaactcaacgcatcccgcaaaggcttcgtgccgcaagccgaaatatgccgggataaggacgggggtatcctgacggacaatcgtgaggtgatcaaaaggtggaagcagcacttcgatgaacacctgaacggtgcacatgcaggagatcaagacggtgggggaaggtacatcgccggcgtagccaacgacgtagaggagccactcccaacgatgagtgaagttaaggaagccattcgccagctgaatagaaacaagtcggctgggaaggatggcatcggagctgaactcatcaaaatggacccggacaagttggccgattgcctacaccggttgagaGTCCGGATCtaggacatagaacagctaccccACCCCAGCAtagccccatctacaagaagggcgacaaattggactgtgagaactaccgagcgatcactgtcctcaatgccgcctacaaagtgttgtcccgaatcctactccgccgcctaacgccacaagcaaacagattcgtgggaagtcatcaggccggcttcatggagggacggtcaacgacggaccagatattcacattacggcaaatcctccaaaaatgccgcgaacaccaagtccctacgcatcatctattcatcgacttcaaagtcgcatacgacacgatcgaccgtaacgagctatggaaaattatggacgagaactgcttttccgggaagctgatcagactgatcaaggcgacgatggatggaacgcagtgctgtgtgcggatttcgggtgaattgtcgagttcattcgaatcgcgcagggggcttcgacaaggtgatggtatATCCTGCacgatgttcaacgtggcgctagaaggtgttattcaacgagcggtgggcgaaatgcggggtaCGATtctcaacagatccagtcaacttatctgcttttccgatgacattgatatagtcggcagatcatctgcggcggtggaagacatctaccgcaaaccgaaacgcgaagcaggaaggattgggttgatgattaatacgtccaagacgaagaacatgctggcctgcggatccgagaccgaccgaaccagctttgcttttttttttacaaatcgtttatttgaaacggctcgtatcGTAGGTTTTAAAGAGCCAATGTCTGATTTGTGTAATTACATTTCGTAGTTTTTCGATAGAATTAGATACAGTGAAGAAGAAAGTAGTATTTATAAACGGAGATCAATAGCTTTGAGAAAGAGgtagatttcgagcatgtaATCAATGCCTACCGCAGCtaatacatccctcactggggtgctgggtggttttcctcgggcccgaagtgagtccagtagtaacaaggtcacgatcgacggcggcgagctggagatagtcgaagactttgtctatctcggctcactggtgaccgcagacaatgacaccagccgtgagatccgaaggcgaattatcagcggaagtcgtgcctactatggactccacaagcaactgcggtcgagaagacttagccctcgcacgaagtgtaacctgtatatgacgttcaccggttgttctctacgggcacgatacatggatattgctcgaggaggacctgcgtacactcggattattcgagcgacgagtgttaagaaccatctttggcggcgtactggagaacggagtgtggaggcgaaggataaaccacgagctcgcgcgactctacggcgaacccagtatccagaaggtggtgaaggctggccggatacgctgggacatgttgcgagaatgccggacgactgtcctgcaaaataggtgttcgctacgaatccggtaggaacaataCGAGCgggagcgcaacgagcgaggtggttagaccaagtggagcgtgatctgacgaacgtggggtgcccgagaaattggagaacggctGCTATGGACCGTGTGAATTATagaaattatgttcgtcaagttatgtcgtgagatggtatactatgtaaataaatacgtcaagttgatattgaccaaattttgaccgtatcaccctttaggtcGTTTAAGGCGGTGCCGCTTCATAATCGCCCTGGGCGattcgcccagtacttctcgatggggtggagctccggagtgttgggaggattgaacattttcggcacgaaattggtccttggagtagtggtaTGAAGCCAAATCCGagcagaagattgttgggacgatgtgagccttcaggagaggaagcagtcgCTTCATAAACActtgtccgttcatcgtgtcctgggacACGAAAgacacgtgcagatggcttgcctaACCAGGAATTACTtagcaaatttggacatcttctgagtgcggacatgctccggaacgctgaaccttggccgtgaaaaacaggttgccagggatctgtttgaagtcggccttcacatatgtttcgttgTCCATGATGCAGCGTTAAACTTTCGTCAGAATGTtgtgaggtacaacttcctggcacgggttttggcggacttgttctgctttttgtcgcgattaggggcctttcgtaccttgaacgttcgaagcccagcctttcttagccacatcccgaacggaggcgttcgggtttcggttgaaggccccaactacgcggttgtgatttttggtgttaaacgaaatactttttccttcacttctaggcttccgatcggtggtcaatcgttcctcgaaccacttaatcactcgcgacatcgtggaattcgcgattcccaacgttttggcgatggaacgatgcgagagatccttgttctcgtgatgaatgcgcaagattttatcctacacgagctgttctttcgactcaatttccgcgagttttgttCACAggacaatacggatttgacgtttgagttgaagatttatATTTTCGTTCgaagagatctggcgtgaccgtcAGATGtcccggagactcgcaaacgcaaatcgggatTTTCTGATCCGAGTTTCggtgtctttcttggtaccaccatcaggcgtaatctacCTTCCAAGATActagaagcactccactttctcaacctgttgcccagctaccacgaaattggaaggattttctgtgttgatttccatcgacttggtcatTCCGACATTGATTTCGAGACCCGCTTTATTGAGATTTACCTACATAAATAAGGCAGCGCTGCAGAACATCGATGAATTGAACTGTGCTCCGAACGACACAGAAAagagtggctccatagagtcaTAAAGAGCATCGAATCAGTCGAGGATAGAAAATCGTTGGCGCCGTATACAAAATTTAAGCCAGATAAAATAATTACATAAAAGAATGTGTACGTCGAgctttaattttgtattgagaTATGACCAATTTGgctttaaatctttttaaactaaatCAATCTAGagagtaaataaaaaaaggtctattataaaaatcttatattttctctttatttttttttatttcgcagGCACGCTTACACCAAACTGCTGTCGGAGCTTTGCTTCTGGAAAACCAACGTCGAGCTGCGATCGTTCGACGAAATCAACAAATCCCGAACCGTGGACCATTTATAGCGCCTAGCGATAGTAATTTATGCAGCGAAAAAAAGACTTAGTTTTAGGTTAAAAACAACACTACACCACCCCAAAAACAACAAcgccaaagtaaaaaaaacgagagaaGTTAATCGAATTGTCTTTTTCTCAGTTGGTGTTTTAATGCTCTTTTTAGACAACAATCGGAACGAAAAGAAAAGCCTTGGGGATGAAaagttgtttagttttttttttgtttattttaatcacTTTTCGTCATGTGAAATATTCTAGGTTTATCGTTTGCTTAAAACTAgctaaaatgattaaaaacgaTTTGTCGATGGTTTTCAAAATCGCCAATTCCAAGGGAACGAAATCGATTGTTTCTGCCCATCGTGATCATCTTATTTGTACGAAATATATATATtccaatgacaaaaataaactcTACTCATCATCACTCTTCAAAAGATAAAACTGGTTTTGTTTAAATCTATTAGtatattgattttatcaataaattttgcacACACACATGTGAGTTTTCGATTTATCTTTGTAAATATGgcaatttgattttgtaaattacGAAGAGTCACCTGCTCGGGGCTGTGAAACTGCCAAGATTTGGGGAGAGACTATGGTAAGGCCTTCATAAAATCGTCAATGATGACCGAAATCTTCGTAGAATTCAACGAAAACCGTGTGAACGTACCGAAGATTTGATATTTCCACCATTCATCATTCACAAGTTTGTTGAGAACTTATCGtagttgtttaatttttgttttagatttcttttttaaataaacctaACTAAAGTAGTAGCAATTTCTTCTAACATTCTAAGAACTTTTGGGATAAatgggaggggggagggggattGGGTTAATAATGGAGTCTCTTCTATCTCATGGTTTCATCTTAAACTGCTACCAAATCCAAAATTTCGCTCACAAACGATGCTACATCAGTAGACTTCTCGGTGTGCTCCTTGATAAAGGGGTGGTTTAGCAGTTGCTCGTAATTGaatcgattgtggaaatttttcTGCAAGCAGGCAATGATCAAATCCTTGAAAACTTCGGTAAAATCGTCGGACTTTAGTCGGGGTGGATCGTCCTTAACCACCTGCAAAACGGAAAGTGTTAGTCATGTACTCAGCTTTTATTTGTGACAGCATGTCTATCAACCTGTTTGAGTTGATCGAAGGGAGATCCCCACGAGCTGTACGGGAAAGTGCCAGTCGCCATTTCGATCAAACTTATACCGAGAGACCATACATCAGATTTGATATTATACTCGCCAggatttcctgaaaaaaaaaggcATCAATGGTATTCCAGAGGTCAACCATGACATGTTTCAAAGCTTCACCTTGTGGGTCTATCCTTTCCGGGGCCATGTATGGTTTGCAACCGGCGTCGATGGTTTTGGCTACAGAATCCACCAAATACCCTGCAGGAGATAATAGAGTGGACATTGCTGGTTACACTAGCAAAACAAATTAATCGATACGAACCTGAAATGCCGAAATCGCAAATCTTAACGTCGCCCTGTCGGTTTATAAGGATATTTGAAGGTTTCACATCACGATGGATAACACGCAGTTGGGTGTAGAGATAATTGAGTGCATTAACAACAGCGACCgcaatctagaaaaaaatgtaacataggaaatgctcaGCAGCGAAATTTCAATGATAGACCTACAGAAAATTTCTCAACTGGGACGGGATGCATAAGCAAACAAGTTTAAAatctcagataaaaaaaaatctcaactgCCAATAGCTAAAATAATTCAACACCATGAATTCAGAAGTGTAAATAACTTGACAGTGTAGCATTTTTAGAGTACAGTCCAATTCATTATGATTGTCAAGgactttttttacttctttcaaaaaacaactagagagtagagagaagtatgtcaatttgaaattgaattaaatctACCGAACCGAATACGGGATACTGTTAGAAGAAATCGAAAACATTCAACATTGAAATAACAAactcaaataaatcaaatttaaggaaattggttgatcatttagaattcatttcaaaatacaTACTCTAAACAATTTTATGTGTTGGTTGATACCTTTGTAAAGCATCAGTGAGAGGTAACAGTTCGGAATTGGATGGACATGTTACGAACGCTGCTGTGTCTCAAGCAGTCAGCTCTTTGACCAGTTAGTCTCAGTCATCGAGCCACTATACAAACTACCTCTTTGGAAGCATGCTTAAATTTGAAGTCCAAGTTTAAATTGAGAGCGTATTGAACAATTAAACACAGCAACGCAGGGAAATTAATTGAACCCTACCAGTAATTACATAGAAGCAAGCATACATTATGAGTCGCTCACCTTTCCGAGGATATCCTCCGGCATTTTGCGGCCATTCTTGAACACGATcggataaaatttatcaatgctGGTGTCCATCACCTCCATGCAGATCCAAACATCGCCCTCGCGGAACAATGCACCGTAGAAATGCACGGTATACAGGCAGTCGCTGGCTCGCATCGAAATGTCCAGATCCATGAGCAGTCGTTTCTGTTCCTGAGTTTGACCGGTGGCCGTAATTCGCTTCACCGCCATTATGGTATCGGTCTGCTTGTGGCGCATCTTTTCCACTATACCGTAGGCACCGCGACCGAGATCGGCAATCTTCTCCAAATTGTCTGCCTCTACCACGAAAGTGTTGCTCCCGATTGTGATGGTAGCAGTTTTGTCCAGATTTCTGGGGGCCGTTCTGAAAGTAAACGAAGGTTATCTAATGATTGTGGTGCTAGAGCATTTTCAACTTACACAGGAGTTGCCGGAGGAGTCGAATCGACATTCAACTTGAGGGATGGTCCTTTGCGTGGTTTGGACATTTTAGAAAGTTTCAACAGAGCTCACAGATAACGTGAAATGGTTTAGGTAATATGATCGCGAAATCTTCGAGTATCAGACTTAAGGTTCCGGTCGAATGTTGTAAATAATCTCAAAAGAAAAAGTATATTCACAACAAACCGGAAGTTTTCAAGCAGATGAATAAACTAGACTATCGAAATCAAAATCTACCGCTTGAAAAAGAACAGAAAATATTCTTGACCAAACACCGATTGCAATCACATCACTCCATATTCTACGATAGACGCATCCGCAACTCTCAACCCTGCGAACGAAAGCACCGGTAAAATCTTCGCACCACGGTCAATATCGAATCTCGTAATCCGTTCGGGGGTTTTCTAGATGGAAatggttaaaatattttcctCTTTCAGCAGCCAGCCAGATTAATATGCAAATTACGGACCGAAAGTGACCGACGACCATCCGCCAAgcacacacgcacacactgAAGTGAAAATTCTGCTGTCAGATTTGACGTCTAAGATTTTACCGCCCGAAAATTTTACCGAAAGAAACAATGAAACAACAGAGGCGAAGCGAGGACATCAATGAagacaaagttttattttcttgagACATAATAAGTCGCGCAAGCAGGaacatatttttcttcatttcaaagGGCGGTTTCAAGTAGAAATCGGAGTTCAACACGAGTGAAGTTGTTTAGAGGCAGCTCACTTGCACATGTCGAAGCCGTGTATCAAACTCTTGAGCGAGTCCGGCCATCGCGAAATTCTGCTAAAGATGGAAaatcgaattttcaaattttgatctcATAACATATtgtgattataatttttaagatacTTTTTGAACACCCGGGTCATTCAGGTCTGCATAAAATTTTAtggatttgaactttttggtcAGTTCTGAGCAATTCGTTTCGACATTGAATGAAGCGTTGAACGCTATttcgtagtttattttttatgattgttcATGTGATTCCAATGAACGTTGCGAAGTTTAATAGtaactgttttcaaatttcaaattatctttCGCTTGTTTCATTTgggatattttttaagattttagtttttttaaatgggtTAGTTTCactttcaataaattcaatgtaAATAACGAAtgttaaacctttttttaaattctgaaaaaaatggaataattttCGCCGTGCACTTATGAAAGTGCACACAATGGAGTTGTGTTGGATTAACCTTGGTccgatgttgaaaaaaaaaacaaaagttttaaaccaCCTTATTTGCGGCAGACGATTTAATTTTGCTGCTTTCGGTTTCGAATTTATCCAGTATTCAATTGTCTCTTTTTTGGAATTATTGTTAGGATCGATTtacaaaacgaaaaaacatGAGAAACTGTTTCGTTCCCGGGTGTGATCAGTACCATAAAGGCAGTAAAGAAAAGCGGGCAATGTTCAACGTTCCGATCAAGGTTTGTATGAAGCCTACATACTTGGAAATTTCATTCACCGTTAATCTTAACCAAATTTGCCGTAGTACCCGGAATTGCTCGAACAGTGGCGACAGGCTCTCCCGAAACATCGGCCCTTGAAAGAGTTCGACCGGGTGTGCGAAGCTCACTTCAGTGAAGATGATATTCTACGCTACTGGGAACACACGATCAATGGCGTTGTGGAACGAATGCTGCGGGCCAAACCCTCACTTAAGCCAACTGCGGTCCCCAACTGTTTCCAACCGGAAATCTCCGATAGGTTAGTGTCCAAGATCCAAGAAACGACGGACCAATTATCGCCAAGTGTGAAGAAAGCAAAACGAAAAGCATTAGATATTGAGGAAGGAGTTCgggtaaaatattttcttttattagATTCCGATCTGTTAacaacctttttattttttttttaagaaacggaAATCTTCTCCTTCCaaaaacttagtaattgctGAGGAAAGCAACGAGGAGGCAGAAGAAAACTATCAACCTCCAGGTGGCAATGAACCTTCAGTCGTGATACAAATGGAAGAGGAAATACTTGGACCGGTTTCCGAAACGGTGCATCCAAAATTTGAGGTAATTTACGATGACGTGTACGAAGTCGAACTTCCTTCTGTCCTCTGGGGAATTCATCGGGATCCGGAGAAAAAATTTATCTGCTTTACCGA is a window encoding:
- the LOC129740209 gene encoding dual specificity mitogen-activated protein kinase kinase 3; its protein translation is MSKPRKGPSLKLNVDSTPPATPVTAPRNLDKTATITIGSNTFVVEADNLEKIADLGRGAYGIVEKMRHKQTDTIMAVKRITATGQTQEQKRLLMDLDISMRASDCLYTVHFYGALFREGDVWICMEVMDTSIDKFYPIVFKNGRKMPEDILGKIAVAVVNALNYLYTQLRVIHRDVKPSNILINRQGDVKICDFGISGYLVDSVAKTIDAGCKPYMAPERIDPQGNPGEYNIKSDVWSLGISLIEMATGTFPYSSWGSPFDQLKQVVKDDPPRLKSDDFTEVFKDLIIACLQKNFHNRFNYEQLLNHPFIKEHTEKSTDVASFVSEILDLVAV
- the LOC129740212 gene encoding uncharacterized protein LOC129740212 encodes the protein MRNCFVPGCDQYHKGSKEKRAMFNVPIKYPELLEQWRQALPKHRPLKEFDRVCEAHFSEDDILRYWEHTINGVVERMLRAKPSLKPTAVPNCFQPEISDRLVSKIQETTDQLSPSVKKAKRKALDIEEGVRKRKSSPSKNLVIAEESNEEAEENYQPPGGNEPSVVIQMEEEILGPVSETVHPKFEVIYDDVYEVELPSVLWGIHRDPEKKFICFTEFSQHTMSCSKYLYLDQVLDFRMAVGQRVTKRGTLDDPTTETITELLRSLDGIKIRKVIIKGSSSLNQTDLE